The following are encoded in a window of Rubellicoccus peritrichatus genomic DNA:
- a CDS encoding GNAT family N-acetyltransferase yields the protein MKELTAKDWLSIVRPGSRVFIGSGAACPQALVSRMMKDHHSLCDVEIVHILTLGDCPWVKPEFSENITTNALFLGEQTREAVYENRADYTPCFLSEIPRHFLSGVMPIDVALISVSPPDDKGICSLGVSVDIVLAASRSARTVVAQVNPRMPRTYGKSEISVEAIDYFMENDESIPECPTTEPDEVASQIGRYVAQLVDDGSTLQLGIADITNGICAELRGHKHLGLYTEMLGDGAMHLMKQGVIDNTLCTVHKGKAVASFCFGSSELYDFVDQNSAIEFHPSEVTNSPLLIAQNHKMVSINSALQIDLTGQVAADSFGYRFYSGIGGQVDFIRGAAMGLDGKSIIALPSTANNGTVSRIVAQLDEATGVVTSRGDVQYVVTEFGIASLRARSIRERVLELIQIAHPDFRDDLMKVARERHWVPIYQDYTPPVVTEIEGLESKKIELRGTSYLLRPLHPSDQRKLQDFFYSHSSETIHQRYGYHPGRMTRERAYQLINVDQKRDMAIGIFEWQGARQIIRAVGRYFSDDDPTSAEFAVVVDESKRRIGMGNVLMETLVNFAESQGIQRLWGLVNRDNIGMVELAKKYGASSKVIVGGDAYEVVIQLTDGSR from the coding sequence ATGAAAGAACTTACCGCTAAAGACTGGTTATCAATTGTTCGCCCGGGAAGCAGGGTCTTCATAGGCTCCGGGGCGGCATGCCCACAGGCACTTGTGAGTCGAATGATGAAGGATCACCACTCGCTTTGTGATGTTGAAATTGTGCATATTCTAACTTTGGGAGACTGCCCCTGGGTGAAGCCTGAATTCTCAGAGAATATAACGACAAACGCATTGTTTTTGGGGGAACAGACACGCGAAGCGGTTTATGAAAACCGGGCTGACTATACACCCTGCTTCTTGTCTGAGATACCTCGACATTTCTTAAGCGGAGTTATGCCGATTGATGTCGCACTCATCAGTGTCAGTCCGCCAGATGATAAAGGGATATGCTCGTTGGGAGTCAGTGTGGATATTGTTCTGGCTGCTAGCCGTTCTGCCCGAACAGTGGTTGCCCAGGTGAACCCACGGATGCCACGCACTTACGGTAAGTCTGAGATCAGTGTTGAGGCTATCGATTATTTCATGGAAAATGATGAATCGATTCCGGAATGTCCGACTACGGAACCCGATGAAGTTGCTTCTCAGATAGGGAGATATGTTGCTCAATTGGTCGATGATGGCAGCACATTACAGCTGGGTATTGCTGATATTACTAATGGGATTTGTGCTGAACTGAGAGGACATAAGCACCTTGGTTTATATACGGAAATGTTAGGCGATGGCGCCATGCATCTGATGAAGCAAGGAGTCATCGACAACACCCTTTGCACAGTTCATAAGGGTAAAGCCGTTGCCTCGTTTTGTTTTGGAAGTAGTGAGTTGTATGATTTCGTTGATCAGAACTCCGCGATTGAGTTTCACCCAAGCGAGGTAACAAACAGTCCGCTGCTGATTGCTCAAAATCATAAAATGGTTTCGATTAATAGTGCCTTGCAGATCGATCTTACCGGGCAGGTTGCAGCCGATTCATTTGGCTATCGCTTTTATAGTGGTATCGGAGGACAGGTAGACTTCATTCGCGGTGCTGCCATGGGTTTGGATGGGAAATCTATCATTGCTTTGCCTTCAACAGCAAACAATGGAACGGTATCCCGAATTGTTGCACAATTAGATGAAGCGACCGGTGTTGTTACTTCACGAGGGGATGTTCAATACGTGGTAACGGAATTTGGCATAGCCTCACTGCGAGCCAGAAGTATTCGTGAACGTGTCCTTGAACTCATTCAAATTGCGCATCCGGATTTCCGTGATGACTTAATGAAGGTGGCTCGGGAACGCCATTGGGTTCCAATTTATCAGGATTATACGCCACCGGTAGTGACAGAGATTGAGGGATTGGAATCGAAAAAAATAGAATTACGAGGGACGTCATATTTATTGCGACCTCTTCATCCTTCGGATCAGCGCAAATTGCAGGACTTTTTCTATTCACATAGCTCCGAGACAATCCATCAACGTTATGGTTATCATCCAGGTCGCATGACTCGCGAAAGGGCTTACCAGCTCATCAACGTAGACCAAAAACGCGATATGGCTATTGGCATTTTTGAATGGCAAGGCGCGCGTCAGATCATTCGAGCGGTTGGAAGGTATTTTTCGGATGATGATCCGACTTCGGCCGAGTTTGCCGTTGTCGTTGACGAAAGTAAGCGACGGATTGGTATGGGGAATGTGCTAATGGAGACGCTGGTTAATTTTGCCGAAAGTCAAGGTATTCAACGTTTATGGGGCCTGGTTAACAGAGACAATATAGGAATGGTTGAATTGGCTAAAAAATACGGAGCTAGTTCCAAAGTCATCGTGGGAGGCGATGCCTATGAGGTCGTCATCCAGTTGACCGATGGATCGCGTTAG
- the meaB gene encoding methylmalonyl Co-A mutase-associated GTPase MeaB, with the protein MPQIKNRRRKPDIDSLVEGVLAGDRGRLAMAITLAESRAEQHQAPAQELMRRILPHTGGAIRVGLTGVPGAGKSTFIESLGTFLCREDKRVAVLAVDPSSSITGGSILGDKTRMEELSRHSNAFIRPSPSGNSLGGVAARTREAMLLCEAAGYNVVIVETVGVGQSEAKVRTMTDFFLLLQIAGAGDELQCIKKGVIELSDAIVVNKADGDNRIKAEQAKVEYARVLHFLHPFTPGWKPRAMTCSALHGEGVDSIWKVVETFRDEMSASGVLQKRRSQQNVDWFRSLLQQAVMQRFSSMNADCIEEMEIAVGEGKVPVSVALSELLKL; encoded by the coding sequence ATGCCTCAAATAAAAAATCGACGACGAAAACCAGATATCGACTCACTCGTAGAGGGTGTGCTCGCAGGTGATCGTGGTCGGTTGGCTATGGCGATTACCCTGGCAGAGAGTCGTGCAGAGCAGCATCAGGCTCCAGCCCAAGAGCTTATGCGGCGGATTCTCCCGCATACGGGTGGGGCAATACGAGTTGGACTGACCGGTGTTCCTGGTGCGGGCAAGAGCACTTTTATTGAGAGCTTGGGTACCTTTCTATGCCGAGAGGATAAGAGGGTAGCTGTGTTGGCGGTTGATCCCAGCAGTTCGATTACGGGAGGAAGTATTCTCGGCGATAAAACCCGCATGGAGGAATTGTCGCGCCATTCTAATGCATTCATAAGACCCTCGCCGTCGGGCAATAGCCTGGGTGGTGTTGCTGCACGTACCCGCGAGGCAATGCTTCTTTGTGAAGCAGCTGGCTATAATGTTGTTATCGTGGAAACAGTTGGAGTAGGTCAGAGCGAAGCGAAGGTCCGCACGATGACAGATTTTTTTCTCCTGCTACAGATTGCTGGAGCTGGCGATGAATTGCAATGTATCAAGAAGGGTGTTATCGAGTTGTCAGACGCCATTGTCGTAAACAAAGCTGATGGCGATAATCGTATCAAAGCCGAGCAAGCCAAAGTTGAGTATGCACGTGTTCTGCACTTTCTGCATCCTTTCACGCCTGGTTGGAAACCACGTGCAATGACATGTTCCGCCCTGCATGGTGAAGGCGTTGATTCAATATGGAAAGTAGTGGAAACATTTCGCGATGAAATGTCTGCATCCGGAGTACTGCAAAAGCGCCGTAGTCAGCAGAATGTCGATTGGTTTCGCTCTTTATTGCAACAGGCAGTTATGCAACGTTTCTCGTCAATGAATGCAGATTGTATTGAAGAAATGGAAATTGCTGTCGGTGAGGGCAAAGTACCAGTTTCCGTTGCATTGAGTGAGCTTTTGAAATTATAG
- a CDS encoding acetyl-CoA hydrolase/transferase family protein: MLTATRYPVVTADEAAAMINHGDTIGFSGFTPAGAAKEIPTAIARRAKVEHEAGREFKIGVITGASTGDSLDGELARANAVLFRTPYQSNKYLRSAINHGETRFFDMHLSMLPEATRYGSLGKISFAVIEASAVSEGGEITLSTSVGASNTFCNVADRIFVELNEYHSSELKGLHDIYEPKDPPHRREIPVYRCNDRIGSTTLKVDPKKIIGIVKTNRPDEVGGFKETDAITQKIGENVSSFLANEIERGRIPKSFLPIQSGVGNIANAVLGALGKNPSIPPFEMYSEVIQDSVIDLMRSGKLTFGSATSLTLTPAMLEAVYNDLPFFKERILLRPQEISNHPEVVRRLGIISINTAIEVDIWGNVNSTHVMGQNLMNGIGGSGDFTRNAYISIFTCPSTAKGGAISTIVPLVAHLDHSEHSVQVIVTDQGVADLRCKDPVERAREIVDKCSHPDYRDQLSAYFENAKNGHTPQTLGSAFAMHQAFMEKKDMRGVAW; this comes from the coding sequence ATGCTTACAGCAACGAGATATCCCGTAGTGACCGCTGATGAGGCGGCCGCAATGATCAACCACGGTGACACTATTGGTTTTAGTGGATTTACCCCTGCTGGTGCCGCCAAGGAAATTCCTACAGCAATTGCCAGGCGTGCGAAAGTGGAGCATGAGGCGGGGCGCGAGTTCAAAATAGGTGTTATTACCGGAGCCTCAACCGGTGATAGTCTTGATGGAGAATTGGCGCGTGCTAATGCCGTGTTGTTTCGTACGCCGTATCAGAGTAACAAGTACCTTCGCAGTGCAATTAATCATGGCGAAACGCGATTCTTTGACATGCATCTTTCGATGCTTCCGGAAGCGACGCGTTATGGATCTCTTGGTAAAATAAGCTTTGCAGTGATTGAGGCTTCCGCAGTTAGTGAGGGCGGTGAAATAACACTGTCAACCAGTGTGGGTGCGAGTAATACCTTCTGTAATGTGGCAGATAGAATTTTTGTCGAACTGAATGAGTATCATTCGTCTGAGCTTAAGGGTTTGCATGATATTTATGAGCCGAAAGATCCTCCGCATCGTCGTGAGATACCTGTCTATAGATGCAATGATCGCATTGGCTCAACAACGCTTAAGGTTGACCCTAAAAAGATCATCGGAATCGTAAAAACGAATCGTCCGGACGAAGTCGGTGGTTTTAAAGAGACCGATGCAATCACGCAGAAAATCGGTGAAAATGTATCGAGTTTCCTTGCTAATGAAATCGAGAGAGGTCGTATACCGAAAAGTTTTCTTCCGATTCAGTCCGGAGTCGGCAATATTGCGAATGCGGTCCTTGGTGCACTTGGGAAGAATCCAAGTATTCCTCCATTTGAAATGTATTCCGAGGTGATTCAGGATAGCGTTATTGATTTGATGAGAAGTGGTAAGCTCACATTTGGCAGTGCCACTTCTTTGACGCTTACGCCTGCAATGCTTGAAGCGGTTTATAATGATTTACCTTTTTTCAAAGAGCGTATTCTTCTCCGTCCTCAGGAAATTTCAAATCACCCGGAGGTCGTTCGACGTCTTGGGATTATTTCCATCAATACGGCCATCGAAGTTGATATTTGGGGGAACGTGAACTCGACTCATGTCATGGGGCAAAACCTGATGAATGGCATTGGCGGCTCTGGCGATTTCACACGCAATGCTTACATTTCGATTTTTACTTGTCCATCGACTGCCAAGGGTGGGGCGATTAGTACGATTGTTCCGTTGGTTGCTCACCTTGATCATAGCGAGCATAGTGTGCAGGTCATTGTAACGGATCAGGGAGTGGCGGATTTGCGATGCAAAGACCCGGTGGAGCGTGCCCGGGAAATTGTCGATAAGTGTTCGCATCCAGATTATCGTGATCAACTGAGTGCTTATTTCGAGAATGCTAAAAACGGCCATACTCCGCAGACATTGGGCTCTGCTTTTGCCATGCATCAAGCTTTCATGGAGAAGAAGGATATGCGGGGTGTCGCTTGGTAA
- a CDS encoding sodium ion-translocating decarboxylase subunit beta, translating into MADLLQRLYENTGFSHLDWRMLAMWVVVGVLLYLAVYRKFEPLLLVPIAFGAMLANLPTEGIINKPASVLRSPVNGEVVFAVVQEGDPVRLNAVERVMPTTVGDLDQEILSRLLNGEAVEGFGARSLLFIVRPDTTNETDAIAQTSLRKSDILVWAEADGRVVSVDVAIGERVFKGEPLAELHSEHSGGLFHYIQLGVILEIFPPLIFLGVGALTDFGPLIANPRVLLLGAAAQFGVFGTFIGAQLFGFSAQASGAIGIIGGADGPTSIFLANSLAPELLAPIAVSAYSYMALVPVLQPPIMRLLTTEKERRIRMKSLRPVSRIEKLIFAVIVTITCVLLVPPASPLIGMLMFGNFLRECKVVDRLSKAAQNELINIITIFLGSSVGITMTGDRFLRAETLGIMVLGVLAFCLATGAGVIMAKVMNAVSKQKINPLIGSAGVSAVPMAARVSQVEGQKADPGNFLLMHAMGPNVAGVIGTALVAGFFLTVFTSGH; encoded by the coding sequence ATGGCCGATCTTCTACAGCGCCTTTATGAGAACACAGGTTTCAGCCATCTCGACTGGCGCATGCTGGCGATGTGGGTCGTGGTAGGTGTTCTCCTTTACTTGGCAGTTTACAGAAAGTTTGAACCTTTGCTGTTAGTGCCAATTGCATTCGGTGCCATGTTGGCCAACCTGCCGACAGAGGGTATCATCAACAAGCCGGCAAGTGTATTGCGGAGTCCGGTGAATGGAGAAGTCGTTTTTGCCGTTGTACAGGAAGGCGATCCGGTTCGGTTGAATGCCGTAGAGCGTGTTATGCCCACTACAGTTGGGGACCTGGATCAGGAAATTTTATCGCGCTTACTTAATGGTGAAGCAGTCGAGGGATTTGGAGCACGATCCCTGCTTTTTATTGTCCGTCCGGATACAACTAATGAAACAGATGCAATTGCACAGACAAGCTTACGTAAATCAGATATACTTGTTTGGGCCGAAGCAGATGGGCGAGTTGTTTCCGTTGATGTCGCTATTGGGGAAAGAGTCTTCAAGGGGGAGCCTTTGGCTGAGCTCCACAGTGAGCACAGTGGTGGCTTGTTTCACTACATTCAGCTTGGTGTGATTCTGGAAATCTTTCCTCCACTAATATTTCTCGGAGTTGGTGCTTTAACTGACTTCGGGCCGCTCATTGCAAATCCCCGCGTGTTACTATTGGGGGCAGCAGCTCAGTTTGGAGTCTTTGGGACTTTTATTGGTGCGCAGTTATTTGGGTTTAGTGCCCAGGCATCTGGTGCAATCGGCATTATCGGAGGTGCGGATGGGCCCACTTCGATCTTTTTGGCCAATTCACTTGCACCGGAATTACTGGCTCCAATTGCGGTATCAGCTTACAGCTACATGGCATTGGTTCCGGTACTCCAGCCACCTATCATGCGCTTGCTCACAACAGAAAAGGAGCGCCGGATTCGGATGAAAAGTTTACGTCCGGTAAGTCGTATAGAAAAGCTAATATTCGCAGTGATTGTTACGATTACCTGTGTTTTGCTTGTGCCACCGGCATCACCATTAATCGGTATGCTGATGTTTGGCAACTTTCTCCGTGAATGTAAGGTGGTCGATCGTTTGAGCAAAGCTGCGCAGAATGAGCTCATCAATATAATCACTATATTTCTCGGTTCCAGTGTCGGAATCACGATGACCGGGGATCGCTTTTTACGTGCAGAAACATTGGGCATTATGGTTCTCGGTGTATTGGCATTCTGCCTTGCGACTGGGGCCGGTGTCATCATGGCAAAAGTAATGAATGCCGTTTCGAAGCAGAAGATTAACCCACTTATAGGTTCTGCAGGAGTCAGCGCCGTGCCGATGGCTGCTCGTGTCAGTCAGGTGGAAGGTCAGAAGGCTGATCCAGGCAACTTTCTTTTGATGCATGCAATGGGGCCTAATGTTGCCGGAGTAATTGGCACTGCATTGGTTGCCGGCTTTTTCCTCACAGTCTTTACATCAGGACATTGA
- a CDS encoding biotin/lipoyl-containing protein, with protein sequence MKRLRITVEGKSYDVEVELLDEGTASPIPQPRVPASSTRVSEPIAVPKPAAAPKPAAGGDGDVKSPLAAVVISIDVAVGDTVEEGQKVFTLEAMKMNTLVSSPQAGKVEAIHVSVGSSVEEGQSLITIA encoded by the coding sequence ATGAAACGCTTACGTATTACTGTAGAAGGTAAGTCTTACGACGTTGAAGTGGAACTTCTGGATGAAGGCACCGCGTCACCGATTCCACAGCCTCGTGTGCCAGCAAGTAGCACACGTGTCTCCGAACCTATCGCAGTTCCAAAACCAGCCGCTGCTCCGAAACCAGCTGCTGGGGGTGACGGTGATGTAAAGAGCCCATTGGCTGCGGTCGTGATATCGATCGATGTTGCAGTTGGTGATACCGTTGAGGAAGGGCAGAAGGTTTTCACGCTTGAAGCGATGAAGATGAATACACTCGTTTCTTCTCCGCAAGCAGGGAAGGTTGAGGCAATTCATGTTTCAGTTGGCAGCTCTGTGGAAGAGGGACAGTCACTTATCACCATTGCGTAG
- a CDS encoding OadG family protein yields the protein MSYIGNIASVDTVTNTESPELFGIVVIGFLFVMVVLALIAAVTAIFGAFFVKKAAADLVKVSRNLEKTAESTKSIAETNSQMIAARDDKETAEVEDPEVAAVISAAVYTMLKDRPHRIVSIRPGGPGWAQEGRRQIFSSHRVR from the coding sequence ATGAGTTATATAGGAAACATCGCATCGGTAGATACTGTAACGAATACTGAATCACCTGAGCTGTTTGGTATCGTTGTGATTGGCTTTCTCTTTGTTATGGTCGTCTTGGCTTTGATTGCAGCAGTGACTGCAATATTTGGCGCTTTCTTCGTAAAAAAAGCTGCTGCCGACCTGGTTAAGGTGTCACGAAATCTTGAGAAAACTGCAGAATCTACAAAGTCGATTGCGGAAACCAACAGTCAGATGATTGCTGCCAGGGATGACAAAGAAACCGCAGAGGTTGAAGATCCCGAAGTAGCAGCCGTAATCAGTGCCGCTGTTTACACGATGTTAAAAGATCGCCCGCATCGTATTGTGTCAATCCGCCCAGGTGGCCCAGGATGGGCTCAAGAGGGACGTCGTCAAATTTTTTCATCACATAGAGTGAGGTAG
- a CDS encoding acyl-CoA carboxylase subunit beta, whose translation MAIDPKLLEDLRERRDVAYRAGGADKLEKRHAKGLLNARERLELFFQEGTFQEFGMHAQHSCHRFGMEKKNLPYDGVVCGTGFVDGRPVAAYSHDFTVGGGALGRIHAKKICDLMDFAHESGMPVVGVNDSGGARIQEGVDSLSGYGQVFFKNVLLSGVVPQVAIIAGPCAGGAAYSPALTDFLIMTRENANMFICGPDVIKAATGEVAKLEQFASAAAHASISGNIHLVANDDRHAMDLTARLLSFLPSNNISDPPHELVDLDLSDDPVMNEIVPASSKEPLDVTAVINRLVDAGDFLEIMPDFARNLIIGFARIQGVVVGIVANNPMFKAGTLDIDSSDKGARFIRTCNIYNIPIVSLVDVPGFMPGLAQEQGGIIRHGAKMLFAYAAATVPKVTLIMRKAYGGAYLAMCSSDLGADMVFAWPTAEIAVMGAEGAVRVLFRKELKEADDPKKRAAEISEEYRSEFASPYQAAANAMITDVIEPAHTRSAIALALRNTLTKRDTRPPKKHGNIPL comes from the coding sequence ATGGCCATAGATCCAAAATTACTTGAAGACTTGAGAGAACGGCGGGATGTTGCCTACCGGGCTGGCGGCGCTGACAAGCTGGAAAAGCGTCACGCAAAGGGACTGCTCAATGCAAGAGAACGCCTTGAGCTGTTTTTCCAGGAAGGCACTTTTCAGGAATTTGGTATGCATGCCCAACATTCCTGCCATCGCTTTGGCATGGAAAAAAAGAATCTGCCCTATGATGGTGTAGTTTGCGGCACAGGGTTTGTTGATGGACGACCTGTGGCAGCATATTCCCATGACTTTACTGTTGGCGGTGGTGCACTTGGCCGCATTCACGCGAAGAAGATTTGTGACCTCATGGACTTTGCGCACGAGTCAGGAATGCCCGTCGTAGGTGTGAATGATTCAGGTGGCGCAAGAATTCAAGAAGGAGTGGATTCACTCAGTGGTTATGGTCAGGTCTTTTTCAAAAATGTTCTACTGTCGGGAGTTGTTCCGCAAGTGGCGATCATTGCTGGACCATGTGCTGGAGGTGCTGCCTACTCGCCGGCACTGACTGACTTTCTCATCATGACACGTGAGAATGCCAATATGTTTATTTGTGGGCCTGATGTGATTAAAGCGGCAACGGGCGAGGTTGCCAAGTTAGAGCAATTCGCATCAGCAGCCGCGCATGCAAGTATTTCCGGTAACATACACCTTGTTGCCAATGATGATCGTCATGCCATGGATTTGACAGCCAGGCTGCTTTCCTTTCTGCCGAGTAACAACATCTCGGACCCTCCACACGAGCTGGTCGATTTGGATCTGAGCGATGATCCGGTGATGAACGAAATTGTTCCTGCTTCATCAAAAGAACCATTAGATGTGACGGCAGTGATTAATCGCCTTGTCGATGCTGGTGATTTTCTGGAAATCATGCCCGACTTTGCGCGCAATCTCATCATTGGGTTTGCCCGTATTCAGGGAGTGGTTGTTGGGATTGTTGCAAATAATCCGATGTTCAAAGCTGGCACGCTCGACATTGACAGTTCTGACAAAGGAGCGCGTTTCATCCGGACTTGTAATATTTACAACATTCCTATCGTGTCACTTGTTGATGTGCCTGGGTTTATGCCCGGACTTGCGCAGGAGCAGGGCGGTATTATACGCCACGGGGCAAAGATGCTCTTTGCCTATGCAGCGGCCACTGTTCCGAAGGTCACATTGATCATGCGCAAGGCTTATGGGGGAGCATACCTGGCTATGTGTTCATCTGATTTAGGGGCTGACATGGTTTTTGCCTGGCCGACGGCTGAAATTGCAGTCATGGGAGCCGAAGGGGCAGTTCGTGTACTCTTTCGCAAAGAATTAAAAGAGGCTGATGACCCCAAGAAACGTGCAGCAGAAATCAGCGAAGAATATCGCAGTGAATTTGCCTCACCTTATCAAGCTGCAGCCAACGCTATGATCACAGATGTGATTGAGCCTGCACATACACGTTCTGCTATTGCCTTGGCCTTGAGAAATACACTTACTAAACGGGATACACGCCCACCTAAAAAACACGGAAACATTCCATTGTAA
- the mce gene encoding methylmalonyl-CoA epimerase — protein sequence MITKIDHLGIAVQDLDETVKYYENALGLHCHGREEVASQKVRTAFFEAGDVHIELLEPTAPDSPIAKFLEKSGEGIHHIAFHTDDIGGQLAKASEAGVRLIHEVPFEGAANKLVAFLHPKSTHGVLTEFCQEK from the coding sequence ATGATTACTAAAATAGATCACCTTGGGATTGCGGTTCAGGACCTTGACGAAACCGTTAAATACTACGAAAACGCGCTCGGTTTGCATTGTCATGGTCGTGAGGAAGTCGCCTCACAAAAAGTCAGGACGGCTTTTTTTGAGGCAGGAGATGTGCATATCGAATTACTGGAGCCGACTGCTCCTGATAGTCCGATCGCCAAATTCCTTGAGAAGAGCGGAGAGGGGATCCACCACATTGCTTTCCATACCGATGATATTGGGGGTCAACTGGCTAAAGCTTCTGAGGCCGGGGTTCGCTTGATCCATGAAGTTCCTTTCGAAGGGGCTGCGAATAAGCTTGTTGCATTTCTGCATCCAAAATCGACGCATGGTGTTCTGACCGAGTTTTGTCAGGAAAAGTAG
- a CDS encoding methylmalonyl-CoA mutase family protein, with protein MRKDSKKNVRLLENFPPSTPEEWRKAADKLLKGKPFDKVMIANSPEGIRLEPIFWKEVLDGLDAAESLPGFDSYLRGTNASGYNHKPWEIAQELPYGTPAEFNQATLEDLMRGQNALNIILDIATLKGVDPDGAKPGEVAACGLSIACLQDLRTAFKDIIPDAISFHIRSGCSGLSIGAIFFAWLMEQGTDLKKIKGSIGMDPIAVQAAAGTLPVKLKNLLDEQAILAHFCTKEAPGIKAITVSTLPYHQAGCSAVEELGIALATGACYLQEMTERGISINEAANQIRFSFAIGPNFFMEVSKFRAARVLWANVVSAFGGNTEAQKIHVHARTGLFNKTKNDPYVNMLRTTTEALSGVIAGVDSLCVGNFDEVTRLPDTFSRRISRNTQIILQEECELTGIVDPAGGSWAVEWLTNQIAEKAWSFFQETESKGGVIPALKDGFIQDHIAATAQGMDKQLNQRRMSLVGTNVYPNVDEQQLEEKPIDYTELRDNRAREIAAARVELDEDADAKVMSALNDILEADGNTLMPALIDAVQTGATLGEITKTLRASVEPEDAIKPLPSARLAAKYEALREASNAFEVNTGQRPLIFLCNLGPLRRHKLRADFTKSFFAAGGFKIISPNGFEDPKEAVDALAESGAGITVVCGTDDDYVERFAEYAKAIKAALPDTRIVLAGFPGDNEKAFRTAGMDDFIFIKSNNYEVNRTYLEGLGVL; from the coding sequence ATGCGTAAGGATAGCAAAAAGAACGTCAGACTCCTAGAGAATTTTCCTCCTTCAACACCGGAAGAATGGCGTAAGGCAGCTGACAAATTACTGAAGGGAAAGCCTTTTGATAAGGTCATGATAGCGAACTCGCCGGAAGGCATTCGTCTGGAACCGATCTTTTGGAAGGAAGTACTTGATGGCTTGGATGCAGCTGAATCATTACCAGGATTTGATAGTTACCTTCGAGGCACGAACGCCTCCGGGTACAATCACAAACCATGGGAGATCGCCCAGGAACTGCCCTATGGAACACCTGCGGAGTTTAACCAAGCCACATTGGAAGATCTGATGCGCGGACAAAATGCGCTCAATATCATCCTCGACATCGCAACACTAAAAGGAGTCGACCCTGATGGCGCAAAGCCAGGCGAAGTTGCCGCTTGTGGCCTTTCGATTGCCTGTCTGCAAGACCTTCGAACTGCTTTTAAAGATATCATTCCCGACGCAATCAGTTTTCACATCCGTTCTGGTTGCTCAGGTCTAAGCATTGGAGCAATCTTCTTTGCCTGGCTAATGGAGCAAGGTACCGATTTGAAGAAAATCAAAGGGAGCATCGGGATGGATCCAATTGCTGTGCAGGCTGCTGCTGGAACATTGCCCGTTAAATTGAAAAACCTCTTGGATGAACAGGCAATCCTGGCACACTTTTGCACCAAAGAAGCCCCGGGAATTAAAGCCATTACCGTCTCTACTCTACCCTATCATCAGGCAGGATGCTCTGCAGTTGAGGAGCTCGGTATCGCGCTTGCAACGGGTGCCTGCTATTTACAGGAAATGACTGAACGCGGAATTTCGATTAACGAGGCCGCTAATCAAATCCGTTTCAGCTTCGCCATCGGTCCAAACTTCTTCATGGAAGTTTCAAAGTTTCGCGCCGCGCGTGTTTTATGGGCAAATGTTGTGTCCGCATTTGGAGGCAACACAGAGGCGCAGAAAATCCATGTTCATGCGCGAACCGGTCTTTTCAACAAAACAAAAAACGACCCCTATGTGAACATGCTCCGCACAACAACGGAAGCACTCAGCGGAGTCATCGCAGGAGTCGATAGCCTCTGTGTCGGTAACTTTGATGAAGTCACGCGTCTACCCGATACCTTCAGCCGTCGTATCTCGCGCAACACACAAATCATCCTGCAAGAAGAGTGTGAACTTACGGGAATCGTCGATCCAGCAGGTGGATCCTGGGCTGTCGAATGGTTAACTAATCAGATCGCTGAAAAAGCATGGAGTTTCTTTCAGGAAACCGAAAGCAAAGGTGGCGTAATACCAGCACTAAAAGACGGATTCATTCAGGATCACATCGCTGCAACTGCCCAAGGCATGGATAAGCAACTCAACCAGCGCCGGATGAGTCTGGTAGGGACAAATGTCTATCCAAACGTTGACGAACAACAACTTGAAGAGAAGCCCATCGACTACACCGAACTTCGCGATAATCGCGCGCGCGAAATTGCGGCTGCCCGAGTAGAGCTTGATGAAGATGCCGATGCCAAAGTCATGTCCGCCCTCAATGATATCCTTGAGGCCGATGGTAATACCCTGATGCCTGCCTTGATCGATGCCGTACAAACAGGAGCAACTCTCGGAGAAATAACCAAGACACTGCGTGCATCGGTCGAGCCGGAAGATGCCATCAAGCCATTGCCATCTGCTCGACTTGCCGCTAAGTATGAAGCACTCCGGGAAGCCTCAAATGCATTTGAAGTGAATACCGGCCAACGGCCACTCATTTTCCTGTGTAATCTTGGACCGCTTCGTCGCCATAAATTGCGTGCCGATTTTACTAAGTCTTTCTTTGCCGCAGGTGGTTTTAAAATTATTTCGCCCAACGGCTTTGAAGATCCAAAAGAGGCGGTGGATGCTTTGGCCGAATCAGGTGCGGGTATTACCGTTGTTTGCGGCACGGATGATGACTACGTCGAAAGATTCGCTGAATATGCAAAAGCGATCAAGGCTGCGTTGCCAGATACACGTATCGTTCTTGCTGGGTTTCCCGGCGATAACGAAAAAGCATTTCGAACGGCGGGCATGGATGATTTCATCTTCATCAAATCAAATAACTATGAAGTGAACCGCACTTACCTTGAAGGCCTGGGCGTATTATAA